The Mucilaginibacter gracilis genomic interval GCAGTTGTACTCACTGTGGCGCTCTGCCTTTTTGCTTTTTTAGAATCCTTTTTGGGTGTTTGTGTGGGTTGCTATGTATATAGCTATGCGCGCAGGTTCGGTTTGTTATAGCGGCTTGTTGGCATATTAATTGCAACAATACCAATATTGGCGGCTGTGGCTCGCTATAATAATTACGTTGCATGTTGCTGTTCCCTTTTTATCTCAATTATTCGTTGTTTACCAAAAGTTATAGCCTAATGCAAGCCGTTAAGCTATTAATAATTGTATTGCATGCAACTAACCATTTATGTAAGGCATGCGTATAACGAATAGGAACGATATGATGAGGAAGACGATAGTAATAACATGGCTAGTGTTAATTTTTGGCGCAATTGGCGCAACGTTTTGGTATAGCGAATTAAAATACCAATTACCAACCCCCATACCCACCAATTATAAAAACGTTAAGCGCGGAGAGTTTATTAACTTGAATAACTATTTAAGTACTGGCGGCAGTAAACCGGTATTTTTGCATTTTTTTAACCCCGATTGCCCATGCTCCAGGTTTAACATGGCATGTTTTAAAACATTGGTAAAAAGCTACGGAAACAAGGTAAACTTTGTTATTGTGGTTATGAATAATGATAGTTACACCGTAAAAAACATACAAGATAAATTTGATTTAAACATCCCTGTTTTGTTTAATGCCTCAATTGCACGCGCTTGCGGTGTGTATTCTACACCCCAGGCTGTGTTAATAAATACCCACCACAATTTATACTATCGCGGCAATTATAACCGGAGCAGGTATTGTAACGACGAAAAAACCAATTTCGCAAAAATAGCTATCGATAGCTTACTAAATAATAACGCGTTGCCAAATATTAACCCTCTTGCATTACAGGCCTACGGTTGTACGCTACCTAACTGCAACAAAACCGAGTAATGATGATTTACACCCCTAAAGCAGGCAACGCCCCTAACGACGCCTTTTTATTTAATGTAAAAGAACGATCGGATAGGTTGATGAATTATTTCCTGATGGTTTATTTTGTGCTGGGCTTAATATTCGCCTTGTTTTATGGCACCTGGCTAATTGCAGTTTTGGTTGGCAGCCTATCGTTAATTGCCTATTACTCTACCAAACTGGCCCTGCCAAACTCAACTATGTATCAGTACGTTTTGAGTGCCGTTTTTGGCATTTTTATGGCACAGTTTATATACCAGATGCATGGCATGTTCGAGATGCATTTTTTTGCATTTATAGGCGGCGTGCTACTCATCACTTATCAAAAATGGCGCTTGCAAATACCAATGGTAATTGTGGTAATACTACACCATGCCCTATTTAGCTACCTGCAAAACAGCGGAATGGATAAAATTTATTTTTCGCAACTTTATAATTTTGATGTTCGCACGTTTGTAATACATGTTACGCTTGCTTCGGTATTATTTTACATTTGCGGCCTTTGGGCCTACCAGCTAAAAAAATATAACGAATTACACCTCAGCCAAACCTTGCAAATGGCCGAATTGCAAAAAGAATCGCTTTTATTGCTACAACGCGAGCAGTATAACGAAGAAAGAAGTACCATACTGGAAAGTATTGGCGATGCCTTTTTTGCTGTTGATAAAGATTGGGTAGTAACCTACTGGAACCAAATGGCCGAAAAGATTTTGAGTAAACCCAAAAGCCAGATGCTGAACAGCAATTTTTGGGATAATTTTGATAACTCTACAAATTCTATATCTTACCAAAAATATAAAAAAGCGGTTGAAACCAACCAATCTGTCCATTTCCAGGATTATTATGAACCTTTAGATAACTGGTACGACGTTAGCGCTTATCCTTCGGAAAAAGGATTATCGGTTTACTTTAAAGACATTACCGAGCGTAAACGCACCGAGTTATTGTTGATAGAATCTGAAAAAAAATATAGTGACCTCTTCCAGTTGAGCCCACTACCCAAATGGGTTTTTGATGTGGAAACACTAAGGTTTTTAGATGTAAATACCGCAGCTATTGAACATTACGGATACACCAAGGAAGAGTTTATGGGGATGACGATAAGAGATATAAGGCCGGTAGAAGAAGTACCTAAACTTGAAGCCGATTTAGCAAAACAATTAAATAAAGACGAATTAACCAAACGCAGCAATTTTTGGCATAAAAAAAAGAATGGCGAACTGATTGAAGTTGATGTACAAAGCCGCGACCTGGTTTATAAAAGCAAAAAAGCGCGACTTATAATAGCCAACGATATAACCGAAAAACAGCGCTACATTAAAGCCATTGAAGAGCAGAATGACAGGCTCAGAGAAATATCGTGGATACAATCGCACATTGTAAGGGCTCCGCTGGCCCGTATTTTGGGCCTTGTGCCGCTAATTGAGAACCCGGCAGAAAGCCTGGACGAAAAGGAAAAAATGCTTGAATACATGCTTCAATCTGCCCGCGACTTAGACGACGTTATTAAAAACATTACCGAAAAAACTACTATCACCCAAAACTTTGTGTAGCTGTTAACCTAAGGCCAAGCATTTGGTTTTTACAGTTGTTAAATACATAAGCGGCTACCCATAAATAAACCGATTGATGGCAATATGCTACACGTAGCGCAGTACCAGGCAGCTATGAGCCGTACCCTATGCAATGCTGTTTTAACCGCCATTGTTAAAAAATAAAAGCGGCATCAAACCAATATGGTTAACTTAGCCAACCCAAAAAGGCTAAACATTTGCGATACTTTGTACACATAGGTTACCACGGCACCAATTACAGCGGTTGGCAAAAACACGCAGGCGCATTAACCGTGCAGCAGGTTTTAGAAACCGCCCTGAGCCAGATATTTAAAACCACCATAGCCATAAACGGCTGCGGCCGCACAGATGCGCATGTACATGCGGCCCAGTTTTTTTTTCACATGGATGTAGATGCAGAATGGGGTTTTGATTTGGCATTTAGGCTCAATAAAATTTTACCTTATGATATTGCCGTGTTTGATGTTGTACCGGTAAACGGCTTGCCGCATGCCCGCTTTGATGCCATACAACGCACTTACGATTATTTTATCCATACCTATAAAGATCCTTTTTTAAATCGCTTTAGTTCGTTGTACCCGGACGAGCTTAATTTGCAGGCCATGGCTTCGGCAGTGGCCTTACTGCCGCTTTACAACAATTACCGGGCGTTTTGTAAAACACCCGATAAAAACGAACATACCATTTGTAACGTTACCACAGCCCTATTGTATGCCAGTGCCGATGGTAGCCGCATTCGTTTTCATATTTCGGCAAACCGTTTTTTGGGTAAAATGATACGCATTATTGTGGGGCGGCTGCTTGATATTGGCACAGGCAAGTTAAGCCTGGCCGCCTTTGAGCGCTACCTCACCCATCCCGATGTACCCCAAACCATTACGCCTGCTTATCCGCAGGGCTTATACCTGTCAAAAATAACTTACCCTTACCTTAACCTGCCGCCGCGTTCGCAATTTGTAAACATGCTACAATTCAACACAAATACGGTTTGGCAGCCTGTAAAGCACAAATAATTTGCTTATATTGCCAATAATTTAGTTATGTTTTTTATCCTCTCTAAAGTTTTGCTCATGCTTATACAGCCTTTTTTTTGGGTTGTAGTTTTAATAACATGGGCCGTTATCACAAAAAACATTAAACGCAAACAGCGTTTACTTTGCAGCGCGGCCATTGTGTTATATGTATTTAGCAACAATTTTATAATTGGCCAGGTTGCCCGTAGCTGGGATATTACAAAGCAAGATACCGTTAACAAAACATACAGTTGTGCCATTATATTGGGTGGCTTTACCTCGGCAGATGCCGATGGCGGGGGTTATTTTAATGGCTCGGCAAGCCGCTATATTGAGGCTGTTAAACTAAAAACCATAGGTAAGGCGGCTAAAATATTAGTAACAGGCGGCAACGGGCAGTTAGTTAAAACCACCGAGTTTAAAGAAGCCGATTATGTGGTGCAGCAATTGCGCTTGTTAAAATTTGCAGATAGTACGGTGCTGGGCGAAAACCAATCGCGCAATACAATTGAAAATGCTGTGTTTTCCAAAAAAATACTCGATGATAAAAAAGTGAAAGGGCCTTATTTGCTGGTAACGTCGGCCTTCCATATGCGGCGGTCGTTATACACATTTAAAAAGGCCGGGCTGGATGTTGTTCCGTATTCGTGCGATTACATTGCCGGCCACGATGCATATTCGTTAACAGACCTCTTACCCAATTCGGGTGCGCTGGATGTATGGAATAAATACGCCAAAGAAATGTTTGGTTATGTGGCCTATCATTTAAAGAAATTTTAACCCTAACAATTGCGCGTTTTGCAGTTGCCGCAATACATAAAAACTTAATTAACCGAATCTATTTAATTTTGAAAAAGCTCTCTATCATTATACCGGCCTATAACGAATCGGCCACGATAAGCATCATCCTCAAACGTGTTGCAGATGCCGAACTAACCAATGGCATCACTAAAGAAATTATTGTTGTTGACGATTGCTCAAAAGATGATACCATACAGTTGGTACAGGCTTTTAGCGAGCAGCATGGTGTGCAAATTATGCTGTTGCAACAAGCCATTAACCAGGGTAAGGGCGCGGCCATAAGGCGCGGCTTTAGCCAGGCTACCGGCGATTATTGCGTTGTACAGGATGCCGACTTGGAATACGACCCGGATGAGTATCAAAACCTGCTGAAGCCGGTTTTAAAGGCCGACGCCGATGTGGTGTACGGCTCGCGCTTTATGGGCGATAAGCCACACCGTATTTTGTTTTTTTGGCACAGTATAGGTAACGCCGTGTTAACCTTTTTATCAAACATGTTTACCAATTTAAACCTAACCGATATGGAAACGTGTTATAAACTGATACGTACCTCCATATTACAGCAAATTATACTGGAAGAAAACCGTTTTGGCTTTGAGCCCGAAATTACAGCCAAAATAGCGCGCATACCCGGCATAAAAATATACGAGGTTGGTATATCCTACTACGGCCGCACCTATGCCGAGGGCAAAAAAATAAACTGGAAAGATGGTGTAAGGGCAATTTGGTGCATATTAAAATACAATGTTTTTAAAAGCAAGTAAACGCCACCTTGTTGTGTTGGCCGTTGTTTTAACGCTTACGGTTATTGCCGGTATATTAATTGTTATCTGCCCGCCGGGCCTCTATCCCGATCCGGGTGCGGGCTTCCAGGTAATGCGCAGCATGATGATGGGTGGCGGTTTTAACCTCTCTATCACCCCAAGCCAGGCCAATATATTGCAAAACACAACAACGTTTTTAACCTGGTGGTCGCCGGGGCAGTACCTTTTGCCTTATGGTTTTAAAGTTGGCTTAGGTGTTAACATGGGCCAATCGGCGGCGCTAACGGTTTTGTTTTGCGATGTGCTGGGCATATTTGGTTTTTATAATTTTTTTCGCAAAGTTGGGTTTTCGCACATCGTGGCAGCTTTAAGTGTTGGTGTTATAGCAAGCCAGCAGTTTTACGTTATCCCTTATGTATTTTATAACGGTGGCGAAACTTTGCTTTTTGGCTTTTTGGGCTGGTATTTATACGGCTGTTTTAGCTTTGGCAAAATTAACTGGCAGCTAATAACCTTTGTGCTACTCACCGGCTGGATTGGTTTTTTTTGTAAGTCGGCCTTTTTATGGATGTATGCTTCGGGCTTGTTTTGTTTATGGTTTAACCTGTCGTCAAACAAAATGCAGCTTTGGAACTGGATAAAAAACGGAATAGTTTTGGCCATCCCCGCTGCTATATCCTTGCTTGTTATCAGTAAGCTATATCTATCCAGGGGCGGTAACCCCGCTTCCCAGTCGCCGGGTTTCCGCTTTAGTTTAGAGGCTTTGGCTTTCCCGCTGGGCTCCCCCCTACTCTCCGGTTTCTCTGTCGACGAATTATCGCACGGCCTCATCAACCATCAAGACCCACCTATTTTTAATGCTACCCAAAGCATGGTAGTTTTATTGCTAACGGCTTTGTTGAGTATTGCAT includes:
- a CDS encoding tRNA pseudouridine synthase A, which produces MRYFVHIGYHGTNYSGWQKHAGALTVQQVLETALSQIFKTTIAINGCGRTDAHVHAAQFFFHMDVDAEWGFDLAFRLNKILPYDIAVFDVVPVNGLPHARFDAIQRTYDYFIHTYKDPFLNRFSSLYPDELNLQAMASAVALLPLYNNYRAFCKTPDKNEHTICNVTTALLYASADGSRIRFHISANRFLGKMIRIIVGRLLDIGTGKLSLAAFERYLTHPDVPQTITPAYPQGLYLSKITYPYLNLPPRSQFVNMLQFNTNTVWQPVKHK
- a CDS encoding YdcF family protein; this translates as MFFILSKVLLMLIQPFFWVVVLITWAVITKNIKRKQRLLCSAAIVLYVFSNNFIIGQVARSWDITKQDTVNKTYSCAIILGGFTSADADGGGYFNGSASRYIEAVKLKTIGKAAKILVTGGNGQLVKTTEFKEADYVVQQLRLLKFADSTVLGENQSRNTIENAVFSKKILDDKKVKGPYLLVTSAFHMRRSLYTFKKAGLDVVPYSCDYIAGHDAYSLTDLLPNSGALDVWNKYAKEMFGYVAYHLKKF
- a CDS encoding PAS domain S-box protein, coding for MMIYTPKAGNAPNDAFLFNVKERSDRLMNYFLMVYFVLGLIFALFYGTWLIAVLVGSLSLIAYYSTKLALPNSTMYQYVLSAVFGIFMAQFIYQMHGMFEMHFFAFIGGVLLITYQKWRLQIPMVIVVILHHALFSYLQNSGMDKIYFSQLYNFDVRTFVIHVTLASVLFYICGLWAYQLKKYNELHLSQTLQMAELQKESLLLLQREQYNEERSTILESIGDAFFAVDKDWVVTYWNQMAEKILSKPKSQMLNSNFWDNFDNSTNSISYQKYKKAVETNQSVHFQDYYEPLDNWYDVSAYPSEKGLSVYFKDITERKRTELLLIESEKKYSDLFQLSPLPKWVFDVETLRFLDVNTAAIEHYGYTKEEFMGMTIRDIRPVEEVPKLEADLAKQLNKDELTKRSNFWHKKKNGELIEVDVQSRDLVYKSKKARLIIANDITEKQRYIKAIEEQNDRLREISWIQSHIVRAPLARILGLVPLIENPAESLDEKEKMLEYMLQSARDLDDVIKNITEKTTITQNFV
- a CDS encoding DUF6436 domain-containing protein, producing the protein MMRKTIVITWLVLIFGAIGATFWYSELKYQLPTPIPTNYKNVKRGEFINLNNYLSTGGSKPVFLHFFNPDCPCSRFNMACFKTLVKSYGNKVNFVIVVMNNDSYTVKNIQDKFDLNIPVLFNASIARACGVYSTPQAVLINTHHNLYYRGNYNRSRYCNDEKTNFAKIAIDSLLNNNALPNINPLALQAYGCTLPNCNKTE
- a CDS encoding glycosyltransferase family 2 protein, yielding MKKLSIIIPAYNESATISIILKRVADAELTNGITKEIIVVDDCSKDDTIQLVQAFSEQHGVQIMLLQQAINQGKGAAIRRGFSQATGDYCVVQDADLEYDPDEYQNLLKPVLKADADVVYGSRFMGDKPHRILFFWHSIGNAVLTFLSNMFTNLNLTDMETCYKLIRTSILQQIILEENRFGFEPEITAKIARIPGIKIYEVGISYYGRTYAEGKKINWKDGVRAIWCILKYNVFKSK